TCACGCGCGTGGCGGACAGCGTGGGGGCGGTGGCAAAGGCCAATGGCGGGAGTCTTGTGTTTGTAAAGCGAGGCGAGGGGAAAACAGCCTCAGGCCGGGCGCTGCCAGAGATTAAAGTCACGCCGCAGGACGTCACAAGCTGGCGCGTGAACATCACGGAACGGGTGAATTTCCGCAAGGTGAGCGCAGGCTGGCGAGATGTGGAGACGGCGCAGGACGTGCTAGAAAGCGTAGGTGAGGGAAGCCCGGAGTTTCGAATCCGGCATAGCTTCCCGAATAAAGAAGCCGCGCGAAAGGCTGCCGAGGCAAAACTCGACGCCTTTCAACGCGGCAAAAGAACCTTGTCTGTAACGCTGCCCGGTGATCCGAAGCTCCGCGCTGAGGTGAAACTGAACCTTATGGGCTTCCGTCCCGGCGTGAGCGGGACGTGGAGTCTCTCCAAGGTCACGCACAGCCTCACGAGGCAGGGCTATGTGGTGATGGGAGAGACAATGTAAAAAGACTATTGGGGAATTATTTTTGAAGGAATTTGGGCTTTTCGTAAAATGTCAGCCATATGGCTACTCATGCCGACATTTCCTTGAAGATTTATTCCTTGCTGTGTCTTTTGAGCTTGGAGAACGACTTTCCTAAGTTTTTCTAAGCCATCATGAACATCAAAAGAAATAAAAGTGCTGGGTGTCCCCGGATATATGATTTTATCCGAGCTTACAGGAGCTCCTGTGTGTAGTTGGACAATCCAAACACGATTTCCATCGTACACCCATTCAAAACGGCTCACTGTAATTTTCGAAGATAATTTTGAGAATACACTCAAAACATTCTTTTTAATAGCGGTAGGAATTTTAGAAGGACTTTGAGTCCCAAGCATAAAATTGTCACCAAACCCGCGGACCCCTTCAATTAAGGGGGCACCACTAGTCGTATTGACTAGTGCTCCAGAATATACAGCGGTGACCTCTTCTTGAGCTAAGCAAGAAGGGATTGCTTGACCTGTGGGGTCGTCATTATTCATAAGATTGAAGGGGTCTGTCCAACCTCGCTGTGTTGTAAATTTTCCGGGGTCTTGTACCGCTGGACAGGTTCTGATCCATAATTGTTCAGAACCTGTAGGAGTCCCAAATGTGAATAGTCCAAGCTTTGGGTTACGTGAAAAACATGTTGTTCTTGGAACAAAATCATGAAGGGTTGACGCAATGAGTAGACCATATGCTTTGTCACCTATTAATCTGCTAAACGCATTTGGCCATGTGACAGAATATGAAATATTATCTTTTTTTGTAGATTGAATTTCCCATATGATAGTGTGTTCATTTTTCCAACCCCGTCGTTTGGGATGGATACTGAACTCTACTCGTTCAGAGGGGGGGTAGTTAAGAGAAGGGAGAAAACCATATACAGTTTGTAACAGTCGCTCCGCAATTTCTTTGGGATATGTCGGAACAGGATCTACGGAAGGGTTTTCAACAAAACGGGGTATTACTCCGGGGGCAAATTCAACGCGACTATTTTGTAACACTCCAGAAACTCCACCATCGTTAACGTCAATTGTTTCGTTAACGATGGTGTAGAGCCCTTTTTGGGCTAATCGGTTCAAGTTTAGGAGTATTTCATTTATATCAGTTAATCCATATATGAACTCGTTGCCTTGAGGGGAGTCAGGAGCAAAAGAACGAATGTTAAG
The window above is part of the Desulfobaculum bizertense DSM 18034 genome. Proteins encoded here:
- a CDS encoding contractile injection system protein, VgrG/Pvc8 family, with the translated sequence MGLEKYAPAFRIVADGDDITAVIRERLISLSLTDEAGMQADSLTVELDDSAPQIRLPRTGAELRVWLGYGEQVEFMGLYVVDGVTLSGPPEKMVLKASGAPFEQSRAYSQLQDQKTRSWVPGELRELVETVAAKHGLEPAIGKDLKSLALPHLDQIAESDMNLLTRVADSVGAVAKANGGSLVFVKRGEGKTASGRALPEIKVTPQDVTSWRVNITERVNFRKVSAGWRDVETAQDVLESVGEGSPEFRIRHSFPNKEAARKAAEAKLDAFQRGKRTLSVTLPGDPKLRAEVKLNLMGFRPGVSGTWSLSKVTHSLTRQGYVVMGETM